A part of Streptomyces sp. NBC_01210 genomic DNA contains:
- the xseA gene encoding exodeoxyribonuclease VII large subunit, translated as MALNTSAEAPLPVGEVSRLIGGWIDRLGAVWVEGQITQLSRRPGAGVVFMTLRDPSYDISVGVTCFRQVFDAVADVVAEGARVVVHAKPEWYAPRGQLSLRAVEIRPVGIGELLARLEQLKRTLGAEGLFAVERKKALPFLPHRVGLVCGRASAAERDVLENARRRWPAVRFEVRNVAVQGVHAVAQVVQAVKELDTLPDVDVIIVARGGGSVEDLLPFSDEQLVRAVSECRTPVVSAIGHEPDAPLLDLVADLRASTPTDAAKKVVPDVGEELDRVRQLRDRALRTVRGLLDREERGLAHALARPSMEHPHRMVDEREAEAAALVARSRRVLGHLLDRADSELAHTRARVVSLSPAATLERGYAVLQRADGSVVRSPEEVAVGDELRARVSEGEFAVRVAE; from the coding sequence ATGGCTCTCAACACGTCCGCGGAAGCGCCGCTGCCGGTCGGCGAGGTGTCACGGCTCATCGGAGGGTGGATCGACCGGCTCGGGGCGGTCTGGGTGGAAGGGCAGATCACCCAGCTGTCGCGGCGGCCGGGCGCCGGGGTCGTCTTCATGACGCTGCGCGACCCGTCGTACGACATCTCGGTGGGTGTCACCTGCTTCCGGCAGGTCTTCGACGCGGTCGCGGATGTGGTGGCGGAGGGCGCGCGGGTCGTGGTGCACGCCAAGCCGGAGTGGTACGCGCCGCGGGGGCAGCTGTCACTGCGGGCCGTGGAGATAAGGCCGGTGGGCATCGGTGAACTGCTCGCCCGGCTCGAGCAGCTGAAGCGGACGCTGGGCGCGGAGGGGCTGTTCGCCGTCGAGCGGAAGAAGGCGCTGCCGTTCCTGCCGCACCGGGTGGGGCTGGTGTGCGGGCGTGCGTCCGCTGCCGAACGCGACGTACTGGAGAACGCCCGGCGGCGGTGGCCGGCCGTCCGCTTCGAGGTGCGCAATGTGGCGGTGCAGGGCGTGCACGCGGTGGCCCAGGTCGTCCAGGCGGTGAAGGAGTTGGACACGCTCCCGGACGTGGACGTGATCATCGTGGCGCGCGGCGGCGGCAGCGTGGAGGATCTGCTGCCGTTCTCGGACGAGCAGCTGGTGCGCGCGGTGTCCGAGTGCCGTACGCCGGTGGTGTCGGCCATCGGGCACGAGCCGGACGCGCCGCTGCTCGACCTGGTGGCCGATCTGCGGGCGTCGACGCCGACGGACGCGGCGAAGAAGGTCGTCCCTGACGTCGGCGAGGAACTGGACCGGGTGCGGCAGCTGCGGGACCGTGCGCTGCGCACCGTCCGGGGGCTGCTGGACCGGGAGGAGCGGGGTCTGGCCCATGCGCTGGCCCGGCCGTCGATGGAGCACCCGCACCGGATGGTGGACGAGCGCGAGGCGGAGGCCGCCGCGCTGGTCGCCCGCAGTCGGCGGGTGCTCGGGCATCTGCTGGACCGGGCGGACTCGGAGCTGGCGCACACCCGGGCGCGGGTGGTCTCGCTGTCCCCGGCGGCGACGCTGGAGCGGGGGTACGCGGTGCTGCAGCGGGCGGACGGATCGGTGGTCCGCTCGCCGGAGGAGGTCGCGGTGGGTGACGAGCTGCGGGCGCGGGTCTCGGAGGGCGAGTTCGCCGTACGGGTCGCGGAGTGA
- a CDS encoding WhiB family transcriptional regulator, with protein MLQLPHQSLQVAAVPPQRISAREDQAGPWHAEAVCRRDEAGLFFAPSKEPTAARLSREEAAKRVCARCPVMVECREHALLQPEPYGVWGGLTAAERRVVLARRRRREVELKKSAAA; from the coding sequence GTGCTGCAACTGCCGCATCAGTCCTTGCAGGTCGCCGCCGTTCCGCCCCAGCGAATTTCCGCTCGGGAAGATCAGGCCGGGCCCTGGCACGCGGAGGCGGTGTGCCGCCGGGACGAGGCCGGACTGTTCTTCGCTCCGTCCAAGGAACCGACGGCCGCGCGGCTGTCGCGCGAGGAGGCCGCGAAGCGGGTCTGCGCCCGCTGCCCCGTGATGGTCGAATGCCGGGAGCACGCCCTGCTCCAACCCGAGCCGTACGGCGTGTGGGGCGGGCTGACCGCGGCCGAGCGCCGCGTGGTGCTGGCCCGGCGCAGGCGGCGCGAGGTGGAGCTCAAGAAGTCGGCGGCGGCCTGA
- a CDS encoding 4-hydroxy-3-methylbut-2-enyl diphosphate reductase, with product MGGMTATTPARRVLLAAPRGYCAGVDRAVIAVEKALEQYGSPIYVRHEIVHNKYVVQTLEKKGAIFVEETAEVPEGSIVMFSAHGVAPVVHEEAAERKLATIDATCPLVTKVHKEAVRFANEDYDILLIGHDGHEEVIGTSGEAPEHITLVDGPEDVANVSVRDESKVVWLSQTTLSVDETMETVDALKTKFPQLISPPSDDICYATQNRQIAVKQMGAEADLVVVVGSKNSSNSVRLVEVALGAGARDAHLVDYASEIEEAWLDGVSTVGVTSGASVPEVLVEGVLEWLSQRGFEDVEIVKAAEESITFSLPKELRRDLRAEAAELSGK from the coding sequence ATGGGGGGCATGACTGCTACGACTCCTGCCCGACGCGTCCTGCTCGCCGCTCCCCGTGGCTACTGCGCGGGCGTGGACCGTGCCGTGATCGCCGTGGAGAAGGCCCTGGAGCAGTACGGGTCGCCGATCTACGTCCGCCACGAGATCGTCCACAACAAGTACGTCGTACAGACCCTTGAGAAGAAGGGCGCGATCTTCGTCGAGGAGACGGCGGAGGTCCCCGAGGGGTCGATCGTCATGTTCTCGGCGCACGGCGTGGCCCCGGTCGTCCACGAGGAGGCCGCCGAGCGCAAGCTCGCGACCATCGACGCGACCTGCCCGCTGGTGACCAAGGTCCACAAGGAAGCCGTCCGGTTCGCCAACGAGGACTACGACATCCTGCTGATCGGGCACGACGGCCACGAGGAAGTCATCGGTACGTCCGGCGAGGCCCCCGAACACATCACGCTCGTGGACGGCCCCGAGGATGTCGCGAACGTCTCCGTACGGGACGAGTCGAAGGTCGTCTGGCTCTCCCAGACCACGCTTTCGGTCGACGAGACGATGGAGACGGTCGACGCGCTCAAGACGAAGTTCCCGCAGCTGATCTCCCCGCCGAGCGACGACATCTGCTACGCCACGCAGAACCGCCAGATCGCGGTCAAGCAGATGGGCGCCGAGGCGGACCTGGTCGTCGTCGTCGGCTCCAAGAACTCCTCGAACTCCGTCCGGCTGGTCGAGGTGGCGCTGGGCGCGGGCGCGCGCGACGCGCATCTGGTGGACTACGCCTCGGAGATCGAAGAGGCCTGGCTGGACGGCGTCTCGACGGTCGGCGTCACTTCCGGCGCGTCGGTGCCCGAGGTCCTGGTCGAGGGCGTACTGGAGTGGCTGTCGCAGCGCGGTTTCGAGGATGTCGAGATCGTCAAGGCGGCCGAGGAGTCGATCACCTTCTCGCTGCCGAAGGAGCTCCGCCGCGATCTGCGCGCGGAGGCGGCGGAGCTGTCGGGAAAGTAG
- a CDS encoding fumarate hydratase: MPEFQYSDLLPLGEDTTPYRLVTSEGVSTFEADGRTFLKVEPEALRTLAAEAMHDISHYLRPAHLAQLRRIVDDPEASSNDKFVALDLLKNANIAAAGVLPMCQDTGTAIVMGKRGQNVLTQGGDEEALSRGIYDAYTKLNLRYSQMAPLTMWEEKNTGSNLPAQIELYATDGGAYKFLFMAKGGGSANKSFLFQETKAVLNEASMMKFLEEKIRSLGTAACPPYHLAIVVGGTSAEFALKTAKYASAHYLDELPAEGSATGHGFRDKELEEKVFELTQKIGIGAQFGGKYFCHDVRVVRLPRHGASLPVAIAVSCSADRQATAKITAEGVFLEQLETDPARFLPDTTDAHLDEAGDVVKIDLNRPMDEVLAELTKYPVKTRLSLTGPLVVARDIAHAKIKERLDAGEEMPQYLKDHPVYYAGPAKTPEGYASGSFGPTTAGRMDSYVEQFQAAGGSRVMLAKGNRSQQVTNACGTHGGFYLGSIGGPAARLAQDCIKKVEVVEYEELGMEAVWRIEVEDFPAFIVVDDKGNDFFTEPAPAPTFTSIPVRGPGLA, from the coding sequence ATGCCAGAGTTTCAGTACTCCGATCTGCTCCCGCTGGGAGAGGACACCACGCCGTACCGGCTGGTGACCTCCGAGGGTGTCTCCACCTTCGAGGCCGACGGGCGTACGTTCCTCAAGGTCGAGCCGGAGGCGCTGCGTACGCTCGCCGCCGAGGCCATGCACGACATCTCGCACTACCTGCGGCCCGCCCACCTCGCGCAGCTGCGCCGTATCGTCGACGACCCGGAGGCCTCCTCCAACGACAAGTTCGTCGCGCTGGACCTGCTGAAGAACGCCAACATCGCGGCCGCCGGCGTACTCCCGATGTGCCAGGACACCGGCACGGCGATCGTCATGGGCAAGCGCGGCCAGAACGTCCTGACGCAGGGCGGCGACGAGGAAGCTCTCTCGCGCGGCATCTACGACGCCTACACCAAGCTCAACCTGCGCTACTCGCAGATGGCTCCGCTCACCATGTGGGAGGAGAAGAACACCGGCTCCAACCTCCCCGCCCAGATCGAGCTGTACGCGACCGACGGCGGCGCGTACAAGTTCCTCTTCATGGCAAAGGGCGGCGGCTCCGCCAACAAGTCCTTCCTCTTCCAGGAGACCAAGGCGGTCCTGAACGAGGCCTCCATGATGAAGTTCCTGGAGGAGAAGATCCGCTCGCTCGGTACGGCCGCCTGCCCGCCCTACCACCTCGCCATCGTCGTCGGCGGCACGTCCGCCGAGTTCGCGCTGAAGACCGCGAAGTACGCCTCCGCGCACTACCTCGACGAGCTGCCCGCCGAGGGCTCGGCCACCGGCCACGGCTTCCGGGACAAGGAGCTGGAGGAGAAGGTCTTCGAGCTCACCCAGAAGATCGGCATCGGCGCGCAGTTCGGCGGCAAGTACTTCTGCCACGACGTCCGCGTCGTCCGCCTTCCGCGTCACGGCGCCTCGCTGCCCGTCGCGATCGCCGTCTCCTGCTCGGCCGACCGCCAGGCCACCGCGAAGATCACTGCCGAGGGCGTGTTCCTGGAGCAGCTGGAGACCGACCCGGCACGTTTCCTGCCGGACACGACGGACGCGCACTTGGACGAGGCGGGTGACGTCGTGAAGATCGACCTCAACCGGCCGATGGACGAGGTGCTGGCCGAGCTCACCAAGTACCCGGTCAAGACCCGGCTCTCGCTGACCGGCCCGCTGGTCGTGGCCCGCGACATCGCGCACGCCAAGATCAAGGAGCGGCTCGACGCGGGCGAGGAGATGCCGCAGTACCTGAAGGACCACCCGGTCTACTACGCCGGTCCGGCGAAGACCCCCGAGGGCTATGCGTCCGGCTCCTTCGGGCCGACGACGGCCGGCCGTATGGACTCGTACGTCGAGCAGTTCCAGGCGGCGGGCGGCTCCAGGGTCATGCTGGCCAAGGGCAACCGCTCGCAGCAGGTGACGAACGCGTGCGGGACGCACGGCGGGTTCTACCTGGGCTCGATCGGCGGGCCCGCGGCGCGGCTCGCGCAGGACTGCATCAAGAAGGTCGAGGTCGTCGAGTACGAGGAGCTCGGCATGGAGGCGGTGTGGCGGATCGAGGTCGAGGACTTCCCGGCGTTCATCGTGGTGGACGACAAGGGCAACGACTTCTTCACGGAGCCGGCGCCCGCGCCGACATTCACGTCGATTCCGGTGCGGGGTCCGGGGCTGGCGTAA
- a CDS encoding DUF1707 SHOCT-like domain-containing protein produces MDLEKHPQKPVAPAEPSDAIRASDADRDRIADILRDALAEGRLDAEEHSERIDAVYRAKTVGELEPLVRDLPAARTGTRGDAMSYAYGPEEPVGPAENLIAVFSSSTRKGRWRVGRRTNAFSLFGNIEIDLTEALFEQRLTVINATSIFGNVEVRVPENISLRGSGTGFFGNFDVLTLEAADPEAPVVVVNGYSVFGNVEARPKRGRLIADLHDRLRKHLG; encoded by the coding sequence GTGGACCTCGAAAAGCACCCCCAGAAGCCGGTCGCCCCCGCGGAGCCCAGCGACGCCATCCGCGCCTCGGATGCCGACCGCGACCGGATCGCCGACATTCTCCGGGACGCCCTGGCCGAGGGCCGGCTGGACGCCGAGGAGCACTCCGAGCGGATCGACGCCGTCTACCGGGCCAAGACCGTCGGGGAACTGGAGCCGCTGGTCCGGGACTTGCCCGCGGCCCGCACCGGCACTCGTGGCGACGCCATGTCGTACGCGTACGGGCCCGAGGAGCCCGTCGGCCCCGCCGAGAATCTCATCGCCGTCTTCTCCAGCTCCACCCGCAAGGGCCGTTGGCGCGTCGGCCGCCGCACCAACGCCTTCTCGCTCTTCGGCAACATCGAGATCGACCTCACCGAGGCGCTCTTCGAGCAGCGGCTGACCGTCATCAACGCCACCTCCATCTTCGGCAATGTCGAAGTGCGGGTCCCGGAGAACATCTCGCTGCGCGGCAGCGGTACCGGGTTCTTCGGCAACTTCGACGTGCTCACCCTGGAGGCGGCCGATCCGGAGGCCCCGGTGGTCGTCGTGAACGGGTATTCGGTTTTCGGCAATGTCGAGGCCAGGCCCAAACGGGGCCGTCTCATCGCCGACCTCCATGACCGCCTGCGCAAACACCTCGGCTGA
- a CDS encoding malonic semialdehyde reductase: MTLALDSAAQDLLFREARTANTFTDEPVTEEQVQAIYDLVKFGPTAFNQSPLRVVLVRSDEARERLVKHMAEGNQPKTATAPLVAILAADNEFHEELPTLFPHFPQAKDMFFAERPVREQAAALNAALQAAYFIVGVRAAGLAAGPMTGFDFAGVQKEFLDGDHTPLMIVNIGKPGEDASFPRSPRLSYDEVVTTV; this comes from the coding sequence ATGACCCTCGCCCTTGACTCCGCCGCCCAGGACCTCCTCTTCCGTGAGGCCCGCACCGCCAACACGTTCACCGACGAGCCGGTGACCGAGGAGCAGGTCCAGGCGATCTACGACCTGGTCAAATTCGGCCCGACCGCCTTCAACCAGAGCCCGCTGCGCGTCGTCCTGGTCCGCTCCGACGAGGCTCGTGAGCGTCTGGTCAAGCACATGGCCGAGGGCAACCAGCCGAAGACCGCCACCGCCCCGCTGGTCGCGATCCTCGCCGCCGACAACGAGTTCCATGAGGAGCTCCCGACCCTGTTCCCGCACTTCCCGCAGGCCAAGGACATGTTCTTCGCCGAGCGCCCGGTCCGTGAGCAGGCCGCCGCCCTCAACGCCGCGCTGCAGGCCGCGTACTTCATCGTCGGCGTCCGCGCCGCCGGCCTGGCCGCGGGCCCGATGACGGGCTTCGACTTCGCCGGCGTCCAGAAGGAGTTCCTGGACGGCGACCACACCCCGCTGATGATCGTCAACATCGGCAAGCCCGGCGAGGACGCCTCGTTCCCGCGCTCGCCGCGACTGTCCTACGACGAGGTCGTCACCACCGTCTGA
- a CDS encoding exodeoxyribonuclease VII small subunit, whose amino-acid sequence MGAKTDEAALGYEQARDELIEVVRRLEAGGTTLEESLALWERGEELAKVCRHWLEGARARLDAALSEGKGEGTREGEAAEAAED is encoded by the coding sequence ATGGGTGCCAAGACGGACGAGGCCGCGCTCGGTTACGAGCAGGCGCGGGACGAGCTGATCGAGGTCGTACGCCGCCTGGAGGCGGGTGGCACGACGCTCGAGGAGTCGCTGGCTCTGTGGGAGCGCGGCGAGGAGCTGGCGAAGGTCTGCCGCCACTGGCTGGAGGGCGCCCGCGCGCGGCTCGACGCGGCGCTTTCCGAGGGGAAGGGCGAGGGCACGAGAGAGGGCGAGGCCGCCGAGGCCGCCGAAGACTGA
- a CDS encoding ricin-type beta-trefoil lectin domain protein — translation MRRTRHRLRCTVAAAAALAAGLGGMAATATTARAAQPDAIRTAASVPLPPELEPIRAAEAVKLYGSPAERPLADRRTGLISLGDSEISGEGVGTYEPGTNGPDNWCHRSPDAAIHRTGIAADITYNVACSGADTGNIRIGGSKQHADELVQSDNLAIKARNTRIKMVLLVAGANDDLHFGPVMTDCVTRYVLFQGPCEPKYAAGWQGRVDGLVPKVEQTVRDLRTVMSDAGYADGDYKLVVMGYPSPIGPDFRDNPNFPGKLICGGMGYDSDTVWGRNTAVPAFERGMRRVAQSTGAVYLDNSRLFHGHEVCMEDTWARGLYIDLSNPIPPDSNSARQSFHPNVRGHAAFASCLTQLYNSGLKEASCADVASTGKPALYAGAWDDTYKPLKEEATGSCLDVAGAVSRNGTGVVGWDCHGGRNQGWWYDSARKSLHTELTQDRCLDVPGGSYAAGAAVVVWNCHGGANQQFVRTGGTIRPSSATGLCLTLASAKEPVRLQPCTGAANQRFA, via the coding sequence ATGAGGCGCACCAGGCACAGACTTCGCTGTACGGTCGCGGCCGCCGCGGCACTGGCGGCAGGACTTGGCGGAATGGCTGCCACGGCCACCACCGCCCGGGCCGCGCAGCCCGACGCGATCCGTACCGCAGCATCCGTACCGCTCCCGCCCGAACTCGAGCCCATCCGCGCTGCCGAGGCCGTCAAGCTCTACGGCAGCCCCGCCGAACGCCCGCTCGCCGACCGCAGGACCGGCCTGATCTCGCTCGGTGACAGCGAGATCTCCGGTGAGGGCGTCGGCACCTACGAACCAGGAACGAACGGCCCCGACAACTGGTGCCACCGCTCGCCCGATGCCGCCATCCACCGCACGGGCATCGCCGCGGACATCACGTACAACGTCGCCTGCTCCGGCGCGGACACCGGGAACATCCGGATCGGTGGCTCGAAGCAGCACGCCGACGAACTGGTCCAGAGCGACAATCTCGCCATCAAGGCACGCAACACCCGGATCAAGATGGTGCTGTTGGTGGCCGGCGCCAATGACGATCTGCACTTCGGCCCGGTGATGACCGACTGTGTCACGCGCTATGTGCTGTTCCAGGGGCCGTGCGAGCCGAAGTACGCGGCGGGCTGGCAGGGCCGCGTCGACGGCCTGGTCCCCAAGGTCGAGCAGACCGTACGGGACCTGCGCACCGTGATGAGCGACGCCGGATACGCCGACGGCGACTACAAGCTGGTCGTGATGGGCTACCCGAGCCCCATCGGCCCGGACTTCCGCGACAATCCGAACTTCCCCGGCAAGCTGATCTGCGGCGGTATGGGCTACGACTCCGACACCGTCTGGGGCCGCAACACCGCCGTCCCCGCGTTCGAGCGCGGTATGCGCAGGGTCGCGCAGTCCACCGGGGCGGTCTATCTCGACAACTCCCGGCTCTTCCACGGCCATGAGGTCTGCATGGAGGACACCTGGGCACGCGGGCTGTACATCGATCTCTCCAACCCCATTCCGCCGGACTCCAATTCGGCCCGCCAGTCCTTCCACCCCAATGTGCGCGGGCATGCGGCGTTCGCCTCCTGCCTCACCCAGCTGTACAACTCGGGGCTGAAGGAGGCCAGTTGCGCGGATGTGGCGTCGACCGGGAAGCCGGCGCTGTACGCGGGCGCGTGGGATGACACGTACAAGCCGCTGAAGGAGGAGGCGACGGGCTCGTGCCTGGATGTCGCGGGTGCGGTCAGCCGCAACGGGACGGGCGTGGTGGGCTGGGACTGCCACGGCGGGCGTAACCAGGGCTGGTGGTACGACTCGGCGCGCAAGTCGCTGCACACGGAGCTGACGCAGGACCGGTGCCTGGATGTACCGGGCGGGAGCTATGCGGCGGGCGCGGCGGTAGTCGTGTGGAACTGCCACGGCGGCGCGAACCAGCAGTTCGTCCGCACCGGCGGGACGATTCGGCCGTCGTCGGCGACGGGATTGTGCCTGACGCTGGCGTCGGCGAAGGAGCCGGTCCGGCTCCAGCCGTGCACCGGGGCGGCGAACCAGCGCTTCGCGTAG
- a CDS encoding APC family permease, with translation MAAAEGSDTGDGTDSGLRRTLGFRDLLVYGLLFIAPMAPVGVFGTLDAKSHGAVALVYAVATIAMAFTAFSYALMVRVAPQAGSVYTYARKGLGDAPGFIAGWMAMLDYLLIPAVAYLFSGIAMEALVPEVDRWVWTGIAVVVTTLLNLWGVRAAARVGFAVLAMEIVVLLVFMVSAVVTLGQDGARRDWLSPLTGDAGFSMTAVFSAVSVAVLSYLGFDAIASFAEEVTGGSRKVARAVLFCLALAGGLFVAQTYLAALLEPLSSAELAAEPVKQGSAFYDAVDTSVGGWLHDLVAASKAIGAAFAALAGQAAAGRLLFAMARDRRLPRVLSRTDSGVPRLALLLAAAVTMVAAVWAARRGDGLDHLVSVVDIGALTAFTLLHASVIGWFVVKRRDGTPDWLRHLVMPALGAAVTVTVIVAAAGAAQVVGVLWLGVGLIVLAVQWERHGSAV, from the coding sequence ATGGCGGCAGCTGAAGGGTCCGACACGGGGGACGGCACCGACAGCGGGCTGCGGCGCACGCTCGGATTCCGGGATCTCCTCGTCTACGGTCTGCTCTTCATCGCACCCATGGCGCCGGTCGGCGTGTTCGGCACGCTCGACGCGAAGTCGCACGGGGCCGTGGCGCTCGTCTATGCGGTCGCGACGATCGCCATGGCGTTCACCGCCTTCAGTTACGCGCTGATGGTGCGGGTCGCGCCGCAGGCCGGCTCGGTCTACACATACGCGCGCAAGGGGCTCGGCGATGCGCCGGGGTTCATCGCCGGCTGGATGGCGATGCTCGACTATCTGCTGATCCCGGCCGTCGCGTATCTCTTCTCCGGGATCGCGATGGAGGCGCTGGTCCCGGAGGTGGACCGGTGGGTGTGGACCGGGATCGCCGTGGTGGTCACCACGCTGCTGAATCTGTGGGGCGTACGGGCGGCGGCCCGGGTCGGCTTCGCGGTGCTGGCGATGGAGATCGTGGTGCTGCTGGTGTTCATGGTGTCGGCCGTCGTGACGCTCGGGCAGGACGGGGCGCGGCGCGACTGGCTGTCGCCGCTGACCGGTGACGCGGGCTTCTCGATGACGGCGGTGTTCAGCGCGGTGTCGGTGGCGGTGCTGTCGTATCTCGGCTTCGACGCGATCGCCTCGTTCGCGGAGGAGGTGACGGGCGGCTCGCGGAAGGTGGCCAGGGCGGTGCTGTTCTGTCTGGCGCTGGCGGGTGGGCTGTTCGTGGCGCAGACGTATCTGGCGGCGCTGCTCGAGCCGCTGTCGTCGGCGGAGCTGGCGGCCGAGCCGGTCAAACAGGGGTCGGCCTTCTACGACGCGGTGGACACCTCGGTCGGGGGCTGGCTGCACGACCTGGTCGCGGCCAGCAAGGCGATCGGGGCGGCGTTCGCGGCGCTGGCCGGGCAGGCAGCGGCGGGCCGACTGCTCTTCGCGATGGCGCGGGACCGTCGGCTGCCGCGCGTGCTTTCACGCACGGATTCGGGTGTGCCACGGCTTGCACTGCTGTTGGCCGCGGCCGTGACGATGGTGGCCGCGGTGTGGGCGGCGCGGCGCGGCGACGGTCTGGATCATCTGGTGTCGGTGGTCGACATCGGCGCCTTGACCGCCTTCACGCTGCTGCACGCGTCGGTGATCGGCTGGTTCGTGGTGAAGCGGCGTGATGGCACCCCCGACTGGTTGCGGCATCTGGTGATGCCGGCGCTGGGCGCGGCGGTGACGGTCACGGTGATCGTGGCGGCGGCCGGGGCGGCGCAGGTGGTGGGTGTGCTGTGGCTGGGGGTGGGGCTGATCGTGCTCGCGGTGCAGTGGGAGCGGCACGGTTCCGCGGTGTAG
- a CDS encoding DUF4245 domain-containing protein: MRGRQTVRDMVLSMAVIGAVVAVIYVFIPHDEKADPVKAVDYRVELLTARRAAPYPVAAPEGLAKEWRPTSVSYKRADADAWHLGFLDPDGEYIAVEQSTAPAGKFIPKVSQQARETGKTQQVGGVAWQRWEGPKYDALVREHKGSTTVITGTASPERLAEMATALESKKS, encoded by the coding sequence ATGCGAGGCAGACAGACGGTGCGGGACATGGTGCTGTCGATGGCGGTGATCGGCGCCGTCGTCGCAGTGATCTACGTGTTCATTCCGCACGACGAAAAGGCGGACCCGGTCAAGGCGGTCGACTACCGGGTGGAGCTGCTGACGGCACGGCGCGCGGCGCCGTATCCGGTGGCGGCACCCGAGGGACTGGCGAAGGAGTGGAGGCCGACATCGGTCTCGTACAAGCGCGCCGATGCGGACGCCTGGCACCTCGGCTTCCTGGACCCGGACGGCGAGTACATCGCGGTCGAGCAGTCCACGGCGCCGGCCGGCAAGTTCATCCCGAAGGTCAGCCAGCAAGCCCGGGAGACCGGGAAGACGCAGCAGGTGGGCGGCGTGGCCTGGCAGCGCTGGGAGGGCCCGAAGTACGACGCGCTGGTGCGCGAGCACAAGGGCTCGACGACCGTGATCACGGGTACGGCGTCGCCGGAGCGGCTGGCGGAGATGGCGACCGCGCTGGAGTCCAAGAAGTCCTGA
- the glpX gene encoding class II fructose-bisphosphatase, with translation MTEHHLPSQLEVSPEAPDRNLALELVRVTEAAAMAAGRWVGRGDKIGADGAAVKAMRTLVSTVSMNGVVVIGEGEKDEAPMLFNGERIGDGTGAEVDIAVDPIDGTTLNAKGMPNAIAVLAAADRGTMFDPSAVFYMDKLVTGPEAADFVDITAPVSLNIRRVAKAKNMSPEDVTVVILDRPRHEGIVKEIRETGARIKFISDGDVAGSVMAVREGTGVDLLLGIGGTPEGIISACAIKCLGGTIQGKLWPKDDAERQRALDAGHDLDRVLHTNDLVSGDNVFFVATGITDGELLRGVRYRAETATTSSLVMRSKSGTIRQIDSTHRLSKLRAYSAIDFDRAK, from the coding sequence ATGACCGAGCATCATCTGCCGTCCCAGCTCGAGGTCTCTCCTGAGGCCCCCGACCGCAACCTCGCCCTGGAGCTGGTCCGGGTCACCGAGGCCGCCGCAATGGCCGCCGGCCGGTGGGTCGGCCGCGGCGACAAGATCGGCGCGGACGGAGCGGCCGTCAAGGCCATGCGAACCCTCGTCTCCACCGTCTCGATGAACGGCGTCGTCGTCATCGGCGAGGGCGAGAAGGACGAAGCCCCGATGCTGTTCAACGGCGAGCGGATCGGCGACGGTACCGGCGCCGAGGTCGACATCGCCGTGGACCCGATCGACGGCACCACGCTGAACGCCAAGGGCATGCCGAACGCCATCGCCGTGCTCGCCGCCGCCGACCGCGGCACCATGTTCGACCCGTCCGCGGTCTTCTACATGGACAAGCTGGTCACCGGCCCCGAGGCCGCCGACTTCGTCGACATCACCGCCCCCGTCTCGCTCAATATCCGCCGGGTCGCCAAGGCCAAGAACATGTCCCCCGAGGACGTCACCGTCGTCATCCTCGACCGCCCCCGCCACGAGGGCATCGTCAAGGAGATCCGCGAGACCGGCGCCCGCATCAAGTTCATCTCGGACGGCGATGTCGCGGGCTCGGTCATGGCCGTACGCGAAGGCACCGGCGTCGATCTGCTGCTCGGCATCGGCGGCACCCCCGAGGGCATCATCTCCGCCTGCGCCATAAAGTGCCTCGGCGGCACGATCCAGGGCAAGCTCTGGCCCAAGGACGACGCCGAGCGGCAGCGCGCGCTCGACGCCGGGCACGACCTGGACCGGGTGCTGCACACGAACGACCTGGTCAGTGGCGACAACGTGTTCTTCGTCGCCACCGGCATCACGGACGGCGAGCTGCTGCGCGGCGTGCGCTACCGCGCCGAGACCGCCACCACGTCCTCGCTGGTGATGCGCTCCAAGTCCGGCACGATCCGCCAGATCGACTCGACCCACCGGCTGTCGAAGCTGCGCGCGTACAGCGCCATCGACTTCGACCGCGCCAAGTAG